The window GACTCGCTTTGCACACAATATCAAGGTATAGAAACATTTTCCTgcaaattctaaaaaaaaaacaaatctgcaAACGCTTTTATCGCGAGGAGATtgtgatacatactgtattgttgtagccctccaaagcatttggttaccaTGGAGACATTAAAATGTCCATATATGATAACAAATAGACTtaaattgttttttaaaaaaaataattaaaaagataTCAAGCAAAGCCAGAGTTGAAATAAAAATAGCTCATCAAACCATGTGCCTAAGaaaaacatctcaaaatgtggaTGATTTGTGTTCAGGATGAGTGTGATGTGACCGCCAAGTACCAACCTTCCAATTAAGTACGTTTAAATGAAGTTGCTTGTGAAATGTAACTAAcccctcttgtttttttttttgtttttttgtctttctgTATCTTCATTGTGATATGTATTATTGTCTTTAAATGTACCCATAACCGCCCCGTCTTCTTTTTTGTATCCCCTCCCCAAAAatcttattaataaaaaataaagttaaaaagaCATCAAGCAGCCAGATGTCTCTGCCGTTGGTTcatctttttttggggggtgggggggattgcaCAATTAAAGCAGCATTCCCCCTATATAATTGCATCTTTTTTAACAGGACAGGAACTGCGCTATTtgcagctctggagatcccctgcttccggagatacttactgaTGAAGTTACTGgtgtttttaaaggggatttaaatggccgtccaataggaaaaTTGCACCTGATGATGTtctggcttcttattggcctgagatttggtggccattttgattccCGGAGAGGGAGATTTAAACGCGGTAACTTCACAGATATTATCTTTGGGAAACTGGGGGGTGTCCTTGGATCAACTCCAGCCACCCCTCCCCGCCCTCCCCAGGTTCCCATCTTGTAAAGCAAATGGAGGTTAATCAACCTTTCTCAAAGGTATAGCAGGTGTGTTTAGACTTTATGTAATTGTcatgagtagggttgccaggtggcttttccaaaaatactggatacaATGGTGAAAGGCGCAGCGCGctcaacacgcactcacacatgcacctctctgctccatgctgtttcctcctccttggccccacccctagACTCCTGACACCCCTATTTGGCTGCATTACTCAGCAGTagccaatcagggtggaggaaGCTGCCTAGGCCCCAAGCAGCTACTCTTTCCCTGCTCAgagaaatcctgcggccccccaagccggtcaggtcactatgtccagagaggtaatactggtatacacacacacccagagaggtaataccggtatacacacacacccagagaggtaataccggtatacacacacacccagagaggtaataccggtatacatatacatgtccagtattgccTACAATTTTTTACttgacagtgtccaaatacagttcaatactggacatctgGGTGAAGGATGACCACTCGGTCATGAAATCTGGAAATGTGACTTTCAAGAAGTGTCGCAAAAAATAACAACCAAAATTCGCCGAGCACCTACGGATATCTTTCTCCGGAATGGCGTTTGTAAACCACGTCTGTGGAGTTTTTTGCGCAACGTGTAATCTGTGATGTTGCCAAAACTCTAAGTGACATTTGAAATGCAAAAGTGTGAATAAAACTTTTTGTGTCTTTGCAAacgtaatcaccccccccccccaaaaaagaggtAACACCGAAATAACATGCCACACCTGTATGGACTGAGGATTACTATACGTAAACCGTTCATCAGGATATTTAGCTCAGAAGACCTACCTGTATGTGTGAGTAGCAGGCAGTGACACCACTGATAGAGGAGTGTACGTCACTCCACATAGGCTCCCTGTCTGATCTGGATTTGGAGGGATGGTCAGAACGCCATCAAAGTGACTGTCTATGGACCGCAGTTTGAGCACCCTTGTTATATAGTATCTTTCCGGGTGCAtgcccctggactctgctttcaCCCAACAGTAAAGGCCTAGTCTAACTATATAGTATGACGTTAGATGCAGCATTAGGCTTTTTTGTATTTTGCTCCATACATGGGGTTACAATcctagtagcactctttttgacacaaatatttatatatatatatatatatatatatatatatatatacacagctcaaccccgttataacgcggatcgcttataacgcggtgcaagcgtggctcccaattttcgtatttatgaataattTACAACACAGTTATTGCAatctaaatactttattgtacaatgcatacaattgtacattatttctaacgcgatccgcttataacgcgatgtgattctttggaccctaaGCATagcgttataaaggggttgagctgtatatataatatatatatatatatatatttaaaattattttccGTTGGACTATTTGTTCTCTCTCTAAGTGAGAGAAACATACCTGAGCTGCAGGGAAAGGtagtatttgtattgtatttttcattcACTTTTTATTATACTTCaactattgtgtatatatactgtactatttttTGTCACTTTCATCACTGTTTGttacttattatatatatatatatatatagtggtggaTTTGAggtctgagcttacaggggctgtgtgtttgttaatttcAGTTGGTATAACAACTTTGAGGTTAGTGACGCCTGCTCCCTGTTTCCAAGCTCACTCATCCCACCTTTTTAACTGCAGTTCTTGctaatgaccagtctattaaagaCAGCTCTctctccattagagaggttatgcagtgttaggacctacagatgggccacaccatgacatgggtgtaggtttaaaatactttggccaaagaattgaattaaatgacccttacttatgagaagataaacagataagtatttaactacatAATATGTCAAGCTAGATGTAGCACtgggcctttctgtcttctgTCTTCTTTGAAGTGCATCTGCTTATTTTTCTCCCTCGGAGATCGAAGCCATTCTCTATCAAAGTTAACTTTCCAATCACTTTTTGCTCCAGTGGCCCTTGGATACATCAGATACACAGTACTTAGCGTAATATTATACAAAGTTACTGTTCCATATACATGCACCCCTCTGTTCTTCTGCAAACTCCCACCTCTGCCCGAGGATACACAGAATGAAAGAGATCAGTGAGCCCATCGCTTCGTGTGTTGTGTGCTCACCTGGGTTgaatatcctttttttttatagatctcacacagagcagcacatGAAGATTTCCTGTAACTACTGCAATGTCCTCCCTCTTGGAACCTTCAATGGACCAATTCCTGCCTGCTCAGAAGAGCGGTTATTAAAATTCATCTCCTTGGATGGCGGATGGCCATTTCACACTCCTTCACTCCATTTTTCACTGTGATGTTGCCCATTTTTTGATCTAATGCATCCCTGCTGGGAGGCGATGCTACCGTGTCCAACCGATTCTCTGAAGAAATTTGGAGCAAGTGAACGAAcagctgccgccctccttccccGAGGGGACCCCCGTGTTCTGAGGGTAAACAAAAGCAAAGCCGTGGCAATATTAACCATTTATCGCTCCTCCTCCCAGAGCCACACGGTGGTAGGAGAAGCAGGACTCATCAGAGAACAGGGAGACACCACACATGAGGAAGACCCTAAGTGAAGATGGGTAGCTGATCATGAATGAAAGGAAGAGTTGATCTATCAATCCCAAGTGAACACCAACTACAGATACCCAGGGAGGCTGTTCTTCATGTAAAGGGGCAGAGACATGGACAGACAAGGAAGATCTGAGGGGTATACACACAAGCACAAAGATGGGGAGCGGTGATACGATAAtgttgtataatgtattttagctAATCCCTTCAGTGCCAAAAGGCACCAACTCACTGTTGATCACCCTGGCAGTTgatatatttggggggcattgCCGGTTCCTTTCCCCGTGTACTCTCGGAATCTTGATGCCTTGCTGCTTAAACGTTCTATGATGGCGGCACAACCGTGGGGCCCTGGGTAGTGTGCCGTGAAGACGCTTGGCCCTTACTTTGGAAGATTTCAGCACCGTTCGTAGGTATGGAGCTAAAAGGAAGATGCCTTCACATgaaatcaggggttctcaactccagtcctcaagaccccccgccctccccccccccccaacatgtcaggttttggagatatccctgcttcagcacaggtggctcaatcagtggctcagtctcaaccactgattgagccacctgtgctgaagcagagatatcctcaacctgacctgttggggaggtgagagtcttgaggactggagttgagaccccCTGCATTCAATATTCATCTACAAAGTTACATTTGCACATGTCACTACTCCTCTTCCTCTCGGCAATCTGTGCACCGCGGCGCAGATCCGTTGCAGGCCCGTCTTGCCGCGAAAGGGTTAAAACTTGGCAGCTGCGGTGACGTTGACAAATAAAGAGTGACAGCATGACCTCCAAAGCATGAAATCGCTTGATGCCGGCTAATATTAACACGGCACCTTATACCAATCAGAGCTTTTACAAAGACTCAATTATAAGTATTGATTACATGCAGATCGCGGCACATCTCTGGCTGCCCCTGGgacctggggggaggagggtcggTATGAATGAATATTGCCCACTTCCTTGTGATATGTGTCCCCCCCGCCTGCTGCTGGCCTTTGTTGTGCGACACACAGGCACGCCTCTCTGCCTTGGGCCGGCTGTCAGCACACTCCAGCCCAAGCtgtccctcagactctctcagggGAACTAGCACAGCTGACCCCAGCTCGTGCGCCGTCAGGGCGAAGTCACAGCAGAGACGGCCCCCGTCCTaacccatctcccccttcccttctccctccatctcctcactctcccctgtGGCCTTtaatctcccccacccctcctcctcatctcccccccccccccccaagtgacaGCATCTCCAGCTGTGCAAGTTGGCTAGCAAACAGAATGCAGAACTAGGGAGAGGCAATCATATGATCATATgcatgcagagtgtgtgtgtgtgtgtgtgtgtgtgtgtatatatatatatatgtatatatacaaccacacatatatatacacatatagacacacacacacacacacacacacacacatatattacacacatataatgtacctacacacacacacacacacacatatatatatatatatatatatatatatatatatatatatatatatatatatatatatatatatattacacacacatacatatatgccTATTGTATAAGAAAAAAACCTCTAAGCAAAGAAATTTGAATTGGTATCTAaactataataaataataaatattagctttaaataaagaaatgtgtcAGGAAAAGCATATATCTCCCAGTCACCATTCTATTCCCATTCCTAATCATTTtataatccatatatatatatatatatatatatatatatatatatatatatatatatatatatatatatatatatatatatatttatattcctcTGTTTTCCCTTAATAGCCTTAATTAATCAATTTTCATACAGATTTTAGGCCATATTCTGACAAATATTAAGCCCAATTTTATAGATAATAGACAAAATCATACATAATCTTTTTTTTTGGCATCCGAGCAATATAATATTTCCAACATGTATTTACAAAGGAATCATCATGCTATTtttttttgctgttctctgaTCTTGAATTGTGCGCCCGACATTCAGCATGTTACAAACCTTTCCATACCAACATCAAATCTCAACTGTTTCTCCAAATTACGTTTTATGACGGATCAGGACAGTTTATCACTTCTTTTCTCAAAGTCACTTTAACTCACAGTAAATCAATTCTGATTTATAAATAATGAATTCCCAGGCTGATAAAAACCTGTGCAAGTCCATCTGGTCCAATTCTTATTAATTATGTAGTGTATGCACAAGCGATTTCCTTCTCTCAgtgtctaaggcaggggtgctcaactccagtcctcaagcctccccaacaggtcaggttttcaggatagcccagtttcagcacaggtggctcaaccagtggctcagtcaaagactgaaccacggattgagccgcctgtgctgaagcagggactgattgagccgcttgtgctgatgcagggactgattgagccgccggtgctgaagctgggactgcttgagccacctgtgctgaagcagggatatcctgaaaacctgacctgttggtggatcgggggggcatgaggactggagctcagcacccctgatctaaggtaGGACTATCTTCACGTCCTGACTAATACTCAAAGACTAGTATATTTCCCTTTCCCATCAAACAGACGTCTCATGCAAAGTAACAGGTAGAAGTGTCAGATTGACCCGCCCGACTTCTTTTTCTATTTCCTAGACTTGCGCGCTTTCCCAATACTATCAAAATCGCCCCAAAATCCTGCTCGTTTGCAGACACTGAGAAGTGCAGAAGTTCGTGCCAATTTGAAGATGAGCGAGCCACTTTATGGGTGAATTCTAATCGCTGAATAATATAGTGGTACTAAAAGCTTCATTCCCGTGCGCCGCTCACTCGGGGGCCTCCACTATAAAGGAATACCTCATTGCCAGAGATCTCACTACAGACAGATGTTTGCTGGAAGCGTGGGTACAATGGTGCAAGGAAGACAGTCACGTTGCTACGTTATTTACATTGTGTCTCTGTGAGTTAAGTGGGATTTTCCCCTGTAAGCCACTTAGAGGCAATGCAAGCACGTGTTTTTTTTGTACACAGGAttgaaccagggggtctccggagctgaaccccattactgtaagctccggaaaccccgcttccggagatacttacctccgtgtgggggagggaggggggggcggtgtctcctgctttttaaagctccacgtcacgtgggccaataggaagccacactggatgacgtcacagcttcccatTGGTCTatagggcgcgggagctttaaaaagcaggagaccccaccccctcccttcctacggaggtaagtatctccgggagcagggggtccccagcgctgaaatgaatggggatcAGCTCTGaagcccccctgcttcaatcctatgtaaactAAATAAATGTAAGGAAAGCACTTGTATTGCCTCTTTAACAACAGTTGTTGGGGTCGAAGAAGCTGGAAACACTAAGTAAAATAACACATATTTGGGGTCAGGGTCAGAATTTAGGATGTTTATGCGCTTGGACAGTGTTAGTCTAAAAAAATGTAACTGTGGAAACCACAATGAGAAATGTCCCAGAATATATACTGCTGTCTGTAGAGCTGGTTTTGGTGGCCAATGGGCCAGTTGGTACCTAACAGAGGACAGGATGGAGCAGTTATCCTGTGGGTCACAGTGATGAATTGGAGAAGAAAACAATGGCTTTTATATTGAAATATATGATCCGGGTAAAGGAGAGAAGTAACACAGTGCTTATGTAAACTTCCTATAGCTTCTTTAGATCACTATCTAAAACACAGAcaaaaagtgagagagagagagagagagagagatcagtgtatctcgaaagctcgcacaaataaaagcatttcgttagccacagaacggtatcatctatttattttttgattatatatatatatatatatatatatatatatatatatatatattgttcacaCCAGAGTGCTTTACGTGGGATACTTTGTTTTCATATATGCTTTATCCCCAACACCGTCAGTATCCTATTGTTATTATTTCTTTATATTCTACTGATTTTGGTTTCTTTATATTTAGTCTGTTGCAGGCTTGCTTCTGTGTtgttgtcatttcccagaatcccttgctgcagtggaagcactgtatgctaggtgataatggtgaaaagcagggttgcagacctgtctaagacgtgtgaatgtgtgaacgtgtgaatgtgctcacaggtgatctttttatttacaaataataaGCATCTGTGGTCCTGTTAATGAACGTTTCTAAAAATCAGGTTGAATGTGCTCCTGGTTTGGTGAGAGACATGAGGCTGGCTTCCTCTTCACTGCTCCCTATTGTGGGGAGTCACTGTGCATTGAACGGGACCTGTCAGTCCTTCGACAGGGCAAAAcgccctcccctttctccactCCAGATTGGAGGTACATGTCCCAAGACCCCATTCACAGCCCGTGTTGAGATGGGAAACAATGTTAATACCCGGGAAGAGTTCTTTCTAGATGGAAAGACGGTGTACGGAGCTGTCCACACCCCACATGTCTCCATGTGTACCGCCTTGTGAAGAAGACATGTGACACTCAAAGGGGCCCGTACAATAAGTACTGTAGGACAATCTACAGAACAATTACACTTTTCCCGGGGTCAATACTAGGACTTTGAAATTCTCCATTTCCAAAGAGACGCCAACAAATTATTACGATTGTGAAAGTGCCCTGATCGGCAGCATTGCAGTCTAATGAATACCCTCTGtgtaaaaaaaggtttattttctgtgttttgtgAGGTAAGTGGGACTGCTTCCTTAAATGATGCGCAAAGTCAATTAGAGAGACAAAGTCTacccccccgaccccccagtaACTACGCAGAATAGATTCAGACAAATCTCACTCCTAAAGCCCGACGTTGATTcagaaataaaacacacataggaTTACTCTCGATaagttgggggttttttttttattgattcctTCTGCTTTTTTATGAAATCATAAATTATAGTTCTTATCCACGCTAAACACAGAAAACATTGttaaaatatgtacagattccagCTTACGGGCTTATTTAAAGGTCGCCCAACACATCTGCAGAGCAGATTACGTCTAAGCTGCAGAACGGACTTCGAATGTACAAGCAGCACGGATTCCCTCTGCGCCGAGTTTGGCGTGGAGGCCGCTAAACAAGTCAGTTTGTGGTGTATTTTCTTTTGTAAAAAGTGCACAACACAGCAAATAAATATTGacatataaataaattaaataaataaataccttcCTGGCACACAGACTTTGTAACCCGGAAAAATGTAAATGTGGCAGTAGGAGCAAGGGGAAAGGTTACGggcagagacagatagagaataAACCTGCTCCAGCGAGTGGACGTTGGAAGCTAGTACAGTATAAAGGTTTACACTGTCACTGCAGCTAAATCCTGCCAAGGTGTTAAAGGGGAATTCTCACCAACATATAAATAACTCTTATTTTAATCTTATTACTTTACAATCCTAAAAATCCAGTGCATTGTGTGAGAATATGTTGTTTTGGACAGACACATTCAGGCTTGTTGTATCATGATGTGGACATTACCAAAACTCCCACAagtctaaggctggggccatggtaccgcagaccgtgcggctgagcgaacagactgccttaaggcagtgttcgcgtccatgcggcgtgcggaagcaggaggggggcgcgcgttacgcaagaaatcagttcaaaccgatttcttggcgtgacaggccggtcatgtgagcggttcgcccaatgagggcgaaccagctctgtgatgtcactggcacGCCCACGGACGGTGTGCATACCATGGCCGAAAAACGCACCCACTTCaagcgggtgatgtcacggcccgcGCACGCCTCTGCACAGGCGAAGGCACCATGTCTCCATGCTTAGATCTCATCAGCTGTCACGGAATCTTTCAGAAACTCACTTTCTTCTCCCCAATGTCAAGGGATAGCTGATCTTCCTTCTCACTTTCACGCTGGTCCTCTATAGCTAGTATACTGCAAAACATACATTTTTGGAAGTGTtgacataaaaacaaacagagCAGCAAAACCTTGCTTCAGGTTTGCATGAGAATCCCCCCTTTCCTACAGAAGTTACATCTGATACAACTGTTAACCTGTTGCTGCTACAATAGCCCACTTTCCATTGGAAACCGCCATCATAACTGGCTTCCCAAATCCACCCAGAccgataaaatatatatttatttattttctgaaaGGAAAAGTGCCCAACTTGTATTTATTACTTGAAATAAATAAGGGTGTGTCTATTTAAGGGAGACCTCAGCTACTGTCTGCGGTGAGCAGTTTCTATAGCTATCCCCTTCCATTGGCCAATGACCATGTGGTGTTCTGGCTCTTATAGAAACTCCTGATGATGTAGGCATCAGACTGGCATTTCTGTCATAAAACATGGGCTCAGTACCGATGTAGCACAGGAATGACTGTTCTCATatggaacatatatgtattttatgtacaGATGCTCACTATGTTAGCACTCACCCTGTCTAACACAATTCAGCTAGAGGGGCTTTGATCCcgcatccacaccgcaacataTATACAACTATACAAAAACCAAACTGGATCagcataccaaaaataattataAAGGACTTACGTTTTGCTTTTGGTCTAGCCAAGTTTCTTCTGTGATGTATCACAAAATAGATCAACGTTTcaagccctgccccccccctcacccccaccccgaCAGTCAGCATGACGAAGGGACCAAGGGGACCTTGAAACGCTGCTCTATtgtgcacatataacagtgtgtgcGTCTGCTAAcatttcctctccctgtgtgtgccgAGATTGTTTCTGTATCGCTGTTTTGTTGATACATTAAAGAAAAAACTCAGCGAGACCAAAAGCAAAACGTAAACCCTTCACCATTGTTATTTCTGAGAGCTGatccagtttgtttttttttgtacaaaaacaaacataggcTTCAAGTTAAAGGGACATTCAGAATAGAGCGACAACAGCGTGCCAAATGCATTGCAACAAGCCATGTGGGAAGTGGGGTGTATGGAGCAACAACATGTGTAATGGCAGGAGTCAATTGGCACATATTTTTAGGGAATTTACCCATTTTTACATGTTTTGtagtatgtttttttttgcacTTCTTATTGGATAATGAATCCACCCACTGGAGGTGATATTAACCTTGTGTAAGCAAGAACATTGCATTCAAAGTATCACACGTGAAGGAGAAGGTTCTAGCAGTGGACACCAGACTTTAAAAGAGTGTCTTATTAGAGTTGAGTTAATACATAACCCCGTGTAATGGGTGCTTCCTTCCCACCCACCCCAAGCTAAGTGTGGCCATTCATGTTGGACAACAAACATCTGAAAGGAGAGATTTCCATCAGTCGAGGCTCTCTGCAGATGCCTTGCTGTGGAATAACAACACACAAGTGCAACTTAAACGTATTGGAAATGAACCGTTGTAAGTCAGATCATCTTTCCATCTACTGTAGGAAAACTACGGCTTTGATTCAGTCATTCTGTTTTTAGAGTCTAACGACCTAAATTAGTGCTACTTGGAGTTTCTGTGGCTGAACAACAGCATTTGAATGGAATAATTCTGTCTTGAACAAGTCGGGGTCCTTAGAGGTCGGTGAGGCAGTTGATGATGAAAATAAGTGAGGCTAGACTGCAATGAGTGAAACTCACTCAACATGAGTAAGACTGCCTTCCGATGAGTGGGACCGATGAGTGAGTGATGCTTGGCAGACCTGCTTATTTCAATTGAAATGAgtacgtacagtatatataccttcAACCTAAGGGGGCAGTCTACCAGACCCAGCTCTAGGAATATTCTGACGGTGGAAGAGGAGCAGCTACACTTGCTGACCAGTGATGGATGGGGTCTTTAAGTTCTAGGAGGGGCACTACaaaagtctctgacagagagaaacatACAGTCCCATGAATTCTCGACTGTCATAAGGTCCTAGTTCATAGCTGAATGAAGCAGCAGATAAATACAGAGGGCCCAAGGAGCCTTAATCCCTTGAGTGGTTCTCTAAGCCTTCACACATCCAGAACATGGTTGAGATAGGAGATGTAGCAGATAGCCAACCGGAGGATCTCAATTTTGGACAGTTTCTTGTCAGGGGGCAGGGTGGGGAGAAGTTTACGCAACTCTGCGAAGGCCAGGTTGAAGGCTTCTACACGGATACGTTCCCGGGTAGCGTGCGCCGTCCGGTATTTGGCAGTTGCCCTCctccgccggcgccgctcctctCGGCTCAAGTGCTGGAGCTCCCGTTTCACGGCGTCGCTGGCATCGCAAATCCGTGTTTCTCCGCACAAGCTGATCCCACTGGCGTCAAGCAAGCCCCCTCCGATCCCACAATCGCTAAAGACGGACTCAGTCTCAGAGTGCACAGGAATCTCCGTCTGCTCGGAGTTTAACATCATTACTCTTTAATCTACAGGATTTTCGAACGGGGCAACGAATTTTCCCCAAATCAGTAGATAAAGTGCTTCAGTATTATGCGTAAAAAGCTGAGAAGTTCAATTGTCATCTAACGAATCTTGAGATTTTGCAAGGTGCGTGGCGTTATTCCCGAAAACTTGAAGCGATTAAACAAATGGGTTCATAAAACGGTTTTGATGAAGTtacgtttttttcccctttctgttttgttttttttcttgctcCTCTAGCTTCTCCTGGAAATATCCTGTgaacaaagagagacacagaaattATACACCTGCTCCTTAAAGACATTAATGGTTATTCgtacggaaactcccattgaagtccaATCGGCGCTACCATCTTTAAATGAATAACTCCAACCAAGGGAACTGTGATTAGAGGCAAAAG is drawn from Ascaphus truei isolate aAscTru1 chromosome 7, aAscTru1.hap1, whole genome shotgun sequence and contains these coding sequences:
- the NHLH1 gene encoding helix-loop-helix protein 1, giving the protein MMLNSEQTEIPVHSETESVFSDCGIGGGLLDASGISLCGETRICDASDAVKRELQHLSREERRRRRRATAKYRTAHATRERIRVEAFNLAFAELRKLLPTLPPDKKLSKIEILRLAICYISYLNHVLDV